From a single Pseudoliparis swirei isolate HS2019 ecotype Mariana Trench chromosome 12, NWPU_hadal_v1, whole genome shotgun sequence genomic region:
- the sod2 gene encoding superoxide dismutase [Mn], mitochondrial, whose translation MMNMLCRVGQVRRCAAGLSLPMSQVAASKQKHTLPDLTYDYGALEPNINAEIMQLHHSKHHATYVNNLNVTEEKYQEALAKGDVTAQIALQPALKFNGGGHINHTIFWTNLSPNSGGEPQGELMVAIRRDFGSFQKLKEKMSAATVAVQGSGWGWLGYEKESGRLRVAACANQDPLHGTTGLIPLLGIDVWEHAYYLQYKNVRPDYVKAIWNVINWENVSERLQSAKK comes from the exons ATGATGAACATGCTGTGCAGAGTTGGCCAGGTTCGCAG GTGTGCAGCTGGCCTCAGCCTACCTATGAGCCAGGTAGCTGCATCAAAGCAGAAGCACACGCTCCCGGACCTGACCTACGACTATGGGGCCCTGGAGCCCAACATCAATGCAGAGATAATGCAGCTGCACCACAGCAAGCATCATGCCACATATGTCAACAACCTCAACGTCACAGAGGAGAAATATCAGGAGGCACTAGCGAAGG GAGATGTGACTGCTCAGATTGCCCTCCAGCCAGCTCTGAAGTTTAATGGTGGAGGACACATAAATCACACTATTTTCTGGACAAACCTCTCCCCAAATAGTGGAGGCGAGCCACAGG GTGAGCTGATGGTGGCCATTCGGCGGGACTTTGGCTCTTTCCAGAAGCTGAAGGAGAAGATGTCTGCAGCTACTGTGGCGGtgcagggctctggctggggcTGGCTGGGCTACGAGAAGGAGAGTGGAAGACTTCGTGTTGCTGCTTGTGCGAACCAGGATCCCCTGCATGGAACTACAG GTCTCATCCCCCTCCTTGGTATCGATGTATGGGAGCATGCCTACTACCTTCAGTACAAGAATGTGCGGCCGGACTATGTGAAGGCTATCTGGAATGTCATCAACTGGGAGAATGTGAGCGAGCGTCTCCAGTCTGCCAAAAAGTAG
- the acat2 gene encoding acetyl-CoA acetyltransferase, cytosolic, whose amino-acid sequence MNREPVVVVAAARTPIGSLNGALSTVPLPELCSVVIKDVLKRAAVKPEEVSEVIMGHVLTAGQGQNPARQASVGAGIPYPVPAWSCQMVCGSGLKAVCLGAQSIQTGESAVVVAGGMESMSRAPHTLPMRVGVRMGDASLQDSIVADGLTDAFHGYHMGITAENVAKQWAVSREEQDQFAVRSQNKAEAAQKAGHFDQEIVPVMVSSRKGPVEVKVDEFPRHGSDMNSMAKLRSCFIKDSSGTVTPGNSSGINDGAAATLLMSQSEAVRRGLKPMARIVTWAQAGLDPSIMGTGPIPAIRKAVEKAGWQLDQVDLFELNEAFSAQSIAVVKELGLNIDKVNVSGGAIALGHPLGMSGCRVLVTLLHALQRTGGHKGVASLCIGGGMGIAMCVERD is encoded by the exons ATGAACCGCGAGCCGGTCGTCGTCGTCGCTGCCGCCCGGACACCGATAG GGTCCTTGAACGGCGCCCTGTCCACAGTACCTCTGCCTGAGCTTTGTTCGGTGGTGATCAAGGACGTCCTGAAGCGGGCTGCGGTGAAGCCagaggaggtctctgaggtcatcaTGGGGCATGTCCTGACAGCAG GTCAGGGGCAGAACCCGGCGCGGCAGGCCAGCGTCGGGGCAGGTATCCCCTACCCTGTCCCGGCTTGGAGCTGCCAGATGGTGTGTGGCTCTGGGCTGAAGGCCGTGTGTCTGGGAGCTCAGTCCATCCAGACCGGGGAGTCCGCTGTGGTGGTGGCGGGCGGCATGGAGAGCATGAGCCGG GCTCCTCACACGCTGCCAATGAGGGTCGGCGTGAGGATGGGCGACGCCTCCCTGCAGGACTCCATCGTGGCCGACGGCCTGACGGACGCCTTCCACGGCTACCACATGGGCATCACAG CTGAGAATGTGGCGAAGCAGTGGGCGGTCAGTCGGGAGGAGCAGGACCAGTTTGCCGTCCGGTCCCAGAACAAAGCGGAGGCTGCGCAGAAAGCAGGACATTTCGATCAGGAGATCGTCCCCGTCATGGTGTCGTCCAGAAAAG GCCccgtggaggtgaaggtggatgAGTTTCCTCGCCACGGCAGCGACATGAACAGCATGGCCAAACTCCGATCCTGCTTCATTAAGGACAGCAGCGGCACCGTCACCCCCGGCAACTCCTCAG GTATTAATGACGGCGCAGCAGCAACTCTCCTCATGAGCCAATCGGAGGCGGTGAGGCGTGGCCTCAAACCCATGGCCAGGATCGTGACTTGGGCTCAAGCTGGCCTTGACCCGTCCATCATGGGAACTGGACCAATACCAGCCATCAGGAAGGCG GTAGAAAAGGCCGGCTGGCAGCTGGACCAAGTGGACTTATTTGAGCTCAATGAAGCATTTTCTGCCCAGTCTATTGCTGTGGTGAAGGAGCTCGGCCTGAATATAGACAAG GTGAACGTGAGTGGCGGGGCCATCGCTCTGGGCCATCCCCTCGGTATGTCCGGCTGCAGAGTGCTGGTGACCTTGTTG
- the wtap gene encoding pre-mRNA-splicing regulator WTAP, with protein MTNEEPLPKKVRLSESDMKTLTREELCARWKQHEAYVQVLEAKYTEICSNDGTGLKESEEKLKQQQQQESARRENILVMRLATKEQEMQECTTQIQYLKQVQQPSAAQLRSSMVDPAINLFFLKMKAELEQTKDKLEQAQNELSAWKFTPDSQTGKKLMAKCRMLIQENQELGRQMSQGRIAQLEAELALQKKYSEELKSSQDELNDFIIQLDEEVEGMQSTILVLQQQLKDSRQQLTQTQGALTGAGPSRTSPSASCSSAEPSAQPEPASVPSEPTGKDYGRVSNGPSNGDSSQRSETTTPSLYREVSSTEEDFPMSPVVSSPGETETKLSNHSEEASGSQTAAGRVGGPVGFGSQLSAGYESVDSPTGSETSLTHHSNDTDSTTDPHEDKAALVTKGTRTAGSRHTQNGLDSSTSDSVVL; from the exons ATGACCAACGAGGAGCCTCTACCCAAGAAG GTTCGCCTCAGTGAGTCTGACATGAAGACCCTGACCAGAGAGGAGCTGTGTGCGAG GTGGAAACAGCATGAAGCGTATGTCCAGGTCCTGGAGGCAAAATATACAGAGATATGTT CCAACGATGGGAcgggtctgaaggagtctgaggAAAagctgaagcagcagcagcagcaggagtctGCACGCAGGGAGAACATCTTGGTCATGCGGCTTGCTACCAAGGAGCAGGAAATGCAAGAATGCACA acccagatccagtatcTCAAGCAAGTCCAGCAGCCGAGTGCAGCCCAACTGCGGTCATCCATGGTGGACCCAGCCATCAACTTGTTTTTCCTCAAAATGAAGGCTGAACTAGAACAGACTAAAGACAAACTGGAGCAGGCCCAAAATGAACTGAGTGCCTGGAAATTTACACCTGATAG CCAGACGGGGAAGAAACTGATGGCCAAGTGTCGAATGCTGATTCAAGAAAACCAGGAGTTGGGTCGGCAGATGTCCCAGGGACGCATCGCCCAGCTGGAGGCGGAGTTGGCCCTGCAGAAGAAGTACAGCGAGGAGCTCAAGAGCAGTCAGGACG AGTTGAATGACTTTATCATCCAGCTcgacgaggaggtggaggggatgcAGAGCACCATCCTCGTCCTGCAGCAGCAGTTGAAGGACTCCCGTCAGCAGCTGACTCAAACTCAGGGGGCGTTGACCGGAGCAGGACCCAGCAGGACTTCCCCCTCTGCTTCCTGCTCGTCCGCTGAACCGTCCGCCCAGCCCGAGCCGGCCAGCGTGCCGTCTGAACCGACGGGCAAAGACTACGGGAGGGTCTCCAACGGACCAAGCAACGGCGACTCCTCCCAGAGAAGCGAGACCACCACACCCAGCCTGTACCGGGAGGTCAGCAGCACTGAGGAAGACTTTCCCATGTCCCCAGTGGTTTCCAGCCCCGGCGAGACCGAGACCAAACTGTCCAACCACTCTGAGGAGGCGTCAGGGAGTCAGACTGCTGCTGGGCGAGTTGGAGGACCCGTGGGTTTCGGGAGCCAGCTGAGTGCAGGGTACGAGAGCGTGGACTCTCCGACGGGCAGCGAGACGTCATTGACTCATCACTCGAATGACACGGACTCCACCACCGACCCCCACGAGGACAAGGCTGCCCTGGTGACCAAGGGCACCAGGACTGCGGGGTCACGGCACACTCAGAACGGCCTGGACTCCAGCACGAGCGACAGCGTGGTTTTGTAA